Below is a window of Yersinia kristensenii DNA.
ATGTCAGCTATGTTGGCAAAACGCATGGGTGCTAAAAAGGCAATGGTATTAATCCAGCGCAGTGCCTATGTCGATCTGGTTCAGGGAAGTGTTATTGATATTGTTATATCACCCCAACAAGCTACTATTTCCGCGTTATTAGGCCATGTCCGTAAAGCCGATATTGTTAGTGTATCGTCATTAAGACGAGGTGTTGCTGAAGCAATAGAAGCCATTGCTCACGGCGATGAAACAACATCAAAAGTAGTAGGCCGAATGGTTGAAGATATAAAGCTGCCGCCGGGTACAACTATTGGGGCAATTGTTCGTGGTGACGAAGTCATTATTGCTAATGGTAACTCCATTATTAAGCAGGGCGATCATGTAATAATGTTTATTACTCACAAAAAATTTGTCCCCGATGTAGAACGTCTGTTCCAACCAAGTCCATTCTTCTTGTAATCAATGATGATTAAATTAAAACTATTCCCATTGATAATGGAAAAATTTCCTATAATTATGGCTGTATCCAGTTTTATTTAGCTAAGATTAAGTAGTTTATTTTAAAGGGGGTGTGAGTTATGAGTTTTATGAAGGAATTTCGTGAATTTGCCATGCGTGGCAATGTGGTCGACTTGGCTGTCGGGGTAATTATTGGGGCTGCATTTGGTAGGATTGTTTCCTCACTTGTTGCCGATATCATTATGCCGCCCTTAGGTTTATTGCTCGGTGGGGTCGATTTCAAACAATTCCATTTCGTATTACGCGCCGCCGAAGGAACTATACCTGCTGTTGTAATGAATTATGGTAGTTTTATTCAAAGCGTTTTTGATTTCGTCATTGTCGCACTCGCTATTTTCTCAGCCGTTAAACTGATGAATAAACTACGCCGTGAAAAAGCAGAAGAGCCAGCAGCGCCGCCAGCTCCAACAACAGAAGAGAAACTGCTCGCTGAAATTCGTGATCTACTGAAAGCGCAACAACCAAAATAATTTCAGCTTTATTAAATATAGAAAGCCATCAACTTGATGGCTTTTTTATTACTTTTAAATCAAGAAGGCCAGTGGTAATAAATCTATTGATTGCTTACCACTGGCCTCCCAGTTACCGCCTTTTGCATGTTTTTCTTTACGCTGGTAGCTTCCTTTACCTTTAGCACTCTTCTCGATACGTTGCCTGAATAGTGGATCATGGAGCAAAGCTTCTAGCGCGTTGTCTTTAATTTTCCCTTTAGTATGCCGATATGTCGTCATAGTACTGCCTCACTAATGAAATATTGATTAAAAAACCCACGAATAATACTGTCTGTAGATTCGGATTAAAACCCACCCTCTAAAAAAATTAGTCCCTCGCTAACTCTTCAGTTGCCCCCTGCTCCAGTGCCTCCAAAATTGAACAATAAGTCGTGGCGTGCGTACTACCACAACATGCATTACTAAGCCGTTTTAAAGACTCCCGCATCTTTTTCAACTCAGTGATCTTACTTTCCACATCATGTAACCGAGAATCTACAATTGCTTTAGACTCCTGGCAGGTGTGGTGTTCAGGATCAACACGGATCGATAATAACTCAGCAATTGTCTCTAATGTAAAACCAAGCTGCTTTGCATAACGAATAAAACGTAAACGCTGCAAATCTTGTTCAGTATAAAGTCTGTAACCACCTTCCGTGCGTTCACCATGCTCCATCATGCCTTGTTTTTCATAATAGCGAATAGTATCTGGCGTGACATCTGCAAGTTTAGCGAGCTGGCCTATCTTTAACATTTATTATTCCTCTTTGGACAGTTTATCTGTCACTTTACCTTGATATTCGCTATGCAAGAAATCAGCACTAAAGCCTGCTTGTTTTAATTTTAACTCCAATAAACCAACCTCTTATGTAAACCTGAGTAGTCATTATGACGAGTATCGAGCTGTGACAACAGAGCCGCGATAGTCAATGCTTCCTGCCTATCCTGTAATTCTGGAGGGAGGTATCCGGCATTCTTCAATAATCTATATCCCGCCCTTAGCTCCGAGGGAACAAAAGTATCATCATCAAGTAGTAATGGTCGCCCGTTTCCTGGCAGATTATCGAGTTCTCCCTTTTCTTGTGCATCCATAATGTGTCTTTCAGCCCATTCATCAATTAGTCCCATAACATCCCCAAGAGATTAAATCTCACAAAATCGAATGATAGTTAAGACTAAAGGATTAGTAGCTAAATAATAAGGGGAGATTAGTAAGATACGGAGGACTAAACATAGCACACTGAATTATGGACGTAAAAAAACCGGGCAAGCCCGGTTTTTTTACGCGTTTACAGATTACTCTGCAGCAACTACTTCTGCTTGCGATGCAGCACGATCAACTAACTCGATGTAAGCCATCGGTGCGTTGTCGCCTGCACGGAAGCCACACTTCAGAATGCGAGTGTAACCACCGGCACGGCTCGCGAAACGCGGGCCTAGCTCGTTAAACAGTTTTGCCACGATCTCGTTATCACGAGTACGGGCGAATGCCAGACGACGATTAGCTACGCTGTCGGTCTTGGCAAGAGTAATCAGCGGCTCAACAACGCGACGCAGCTCTTTCGCTTTCGGCAGGGTCGTCTTGATTATCTCATGACGAACCAAAGAGCCGGCCATGTTACGGAACATAGCCTGGCGATGGCTGCTGTTACGGTTCAGTTGACGACCACTCTTACGATGGCGCATGACCTTATCCTTCTCAGTAAAACCTTAACCTGTGATCCGGTTACTCGTTATCAGCAATGCTAGCCGGCGGCCAATTTTCTAGGCGCATGCCTAAAGAAAGACCACGTGATGCAAGCACGTCTTTAATCTCAGTAAGAGATTTTTTACCCAGGTTAGGCGTTTTCAGCAACTCAACCTCGGTACGCTGTACCAGATCACCGATGTAGTGGATAGCTTCTGCCTTGAGGCAGTTAGCAGAGCGGACAGTCAATTCCAGATCGTCAACAGGGCGCAGCAGGATCGGAACAAACTCTGGCTTCTCTTCTTTAACTTCCGGCTGACGTACATCACGTAGGTCAACGAAAGCTTCAAGCTGTTCAGCCAAGATAGTTGCCGCACGGCGGATCGCCTCTTCAGGATCGATCGTACCATTGGTTTCCATCTCGATAACCAACTTGTCCAGGTCGGTACGCTGTTCTACACGCGCTGCTTCAACATTGTAGGCAATTCGCTCTACAGGGCTATAGCATGCGTCTACTAACAGACGACCAATCGGGCGCTCATCTTCTTCCGAATGAATTCGGGCAGAAGCCGGCACATAACCACGACCACGTTGAACTTTGATACGCATACTAATAGATGCGTTTTCATCGGTCAGGTGGCAGATAACGTGCTGCGGCTTGACGATTTCGACATCACCATCATGGGTGATATCGGCTGCAGTCACAGGGCCAATGCCAGACTTATTCAGGGTAAGAATAACTTCATCTTTACCCTGAACTCTCACCGCCAGCCCTTTCAGGTTGAGCAGGATCTCCAGGATATCTTCCTGTACGCCTTCTTTGGTGCTGTACTCATGTAGTACACCATCAATCTCAACCTCGGTCACAGCGCAACCCGGCATAGATGAAAGCAGAATACGGCGCAGTGCGTTGCCGAGAGTATGGCCAAAGCCACGCTCTAACGGCTCAAGGGTCACCTTGGCATGCGTCGAACTGACTTGCTCGATATCTACCAGGCGCGGTTTTAGAAACTCTGTCACAGAACCCTGCATTGTGTCCTCTCTTTGGTACTAAGCTTTACTTGGAGTAAAGCTCGACGATCAGGTGTTCGTTAATGTCCGCAGACAGATCAGTACGTTCAGGAATACGTTTGAACACACCTTCCATCTTGACAGCATCAACTTCCAGCCAAGTCGGCTTTTCACGCTGCTCAGCCAGCTCCAAAGCTGCCTTAACACGAGACTGCTTTTTAGCTTTCTCACGGATGCTGACTACGTCATTCGGAGATACCTGATAAGAAGCGATGTTAACAACGCGACCATTTACCATGATAGCTTTATGACTAACCAGCTGACGTGATTCAGCACGAGTTGCGCCAAAGCCCATACGGTAAACTACGTTATCCAGACGGCCTTCCAGCAATTGCAACAGGTTTGCACCGGTGTTGCCTTTCAGACGTGCGGCTTCTTTATAGTAGTTACGGAATTGACGTTCTAGAACACCATAGATACGGCGAACTTTTTGTTTTTCACGTAACTGCACACCGTAGTCAGACAGACGCGGTTTACGCGCACCGTGCTGGCCAGGTGGTTGTTCAATCTTACACTTGGTGTCAATCGCGCGAACGCCAGACTTAAGGAACAGGTCTGTGCCCTCACGACGGCTCAGCTTGAGCTTAGGACCCAAATATCTTGCCATTTTCTCTCTCCAACAAACCTAAAAGCAGCGTTATACGCGGCGCTTTTTCGGCGGACGACAACCGTTATGAGGGATCGGAGTCACATCAGTAATATTAGTGATGCGAAAACCAGCCGCGTTTAACGCACGGATAGTAGACTCACGGCCCGGACCAGGTCCTTTAACCATAACTTCCAGATTCTTGATACCGTATTCTTTCACTGCGTCAGCGCAGCGCTCTGCCGCAACTTGCGCTGCAAACGGAGTAGACTTACGAGATCCACGGAAACCGGAACCACCTGCTGTTGCCCAACCCAATGCGTTACCTTGACGATCTGTAATGGTAACGATGGTGTTGTTGAAAGAAGCATGGATATGAGCCACACCGTCAGAGACTGTCTTTCTTACACGCTTGCGTGCACGAATAGGTGCCTTTGCCATTATTCAATCACCCCGATTATTTCTTGATCGGTTTACGCGGACCCTTACGGGTACGTGCGTTGGTCTTAGTACGCTGACCGCGAACTGGTAGACCACGACGATGACGCAAACCACGATAAGTCCCAAGGTCCATCAGACGCTTGATGCTCAGGGTCACCTCACGACGCAGATCACCTTCTACAACGTACTTGGCAACTTCGTCACGCAGCTTCTCGATTTGCTCTTCAGACAGCTCACTGATCTTAACATTTTCAGCAATACCCGCAGCAACACAGATAGCCTGTGAACGGGTCTTACCGATGCCGAAGATCGCTGTTAAAGCGATAACGGTATGTTTCTGATCAGGAATGTTAATGCCTGCTATACGGGCCACTATGCACTCCTACTATTTTATACAGCAATACCATTCTGAAAAGCCCGTTTTCAGGATACTCAAATAGCATTGCAGTCACATACAAAAGATTGGCTGGCTAATCTAGCCAGCTCAACCCAACTTTGCAAGAAAAATATGCAAGATAAATCAGCCTTGACGCTGTTTATGCTTTGGTTCGGCACTGCAGATTACGCGAACGACACCGTTACGCTTAACAATTTTGCAGTTACGACATAATTTCTTGACGGAAGCACGAACTTTCATTTTTACTCTCCGTAACTTCTCAAACATCCCTGAATTAGCGGTTATAGCCTTTCAGGTTTGCTTTCTTCAATGCAGACTCGTATTGACTAGACATCATCAGAGTTTGCACTTGAGCCATAAAGTCCATGATGACCACCACTACGATAAGTAGGGAGGTACCACCAAAGTAAAATGGTACTTTCATCGCGTCACGCATGAACTCCGGGATCAGGCAGATGAAAGTAATATACATCGCACCAATTAAGGTTAGACGCGTCATTACTTTATCGATGTACTTCGCCGTTTGCTCTCCCGGACGAATTCCTGGCACGAATGCACCGGACTTCTTCAGGTTATCTGCTGTTTCACGTGGGTTAAACACCAACGCCGTGTAGAAGAAACAGAAGAAGATGATTGCAGACGCATAGAGTAACACATAAAGCGGTTGTCCTGGCTGCAAATACATCGAAATAGTCGTCAGCCAGTTCCAACCTGTCCCGCCCCCAAACCATGATGCAATCGTGGCAGGGAACAGAATTATGCTGGAAGCAAAGATTGCAGGGATAACCCCGGCCATATTCACTTTCAACGGTAAATGTGTGCTCTGTGCTGCATAAACACGACGACCTTGTTGACGTTTAGCATAGTTAACGACGATACGTCGTTGACCACGTTCAATGAAAACAACGAAGAAGGTTACTGCAAACACTAATACTGCAACCAACAGCAACAGGAGGAAGTGCAGGTCGCCTTGCCGAGCTTGCTCGATGGTATGGGCTATTGCAGGTGGTAGACCGGCAACAATACCAGCAAAGATTATGATTGAAATACCGTTACCGATACCACGCTCAGTAATCTGTTCGCCAAGCCACATTAGGAACATCGTCCCTGTGACCAAGCTAACAACAGCGGTAAAATAGAAGGCAAAGCCTGGATTAATTACCAGACCTTGCATCCCAGGCATATTCGGCAAACCGGTAGCAATACCGATCGATTGGAATATAGCCAATACCAACGTGCCATAGCGGGTGTACTGACTAATCTTACGACGGCCAGCCTCCCCTTCTTTCTTTATTTCTGCCAACGCTGGATGAACCACAGTTAACAGTTGGATAATAATTGATGCCGAAATATACGGCATGATACCCAAGGCAAAGATAGAAGCACGACTGAGAGCACCACCAGAGAACATGTTAAACATTTCAATGATGGTCCCTCTCTGCTGCTCGAGCAATTTAGCAAGCACAGTGGCATCGATACCAGGAATCGGAATAAAAGAGCCGATACGGAAAACAATAAGCGCACCGATAACAAACAAAAGTCTGCGCTTCAGTTCGCCTAATCCGCCTTTAGCACTTTGAAAATCTAATCCTGGTTGCTTAGCCATCTGCTACTTATTCCTCAATTTTACCGCCAGCAGCTTCGATAGCAGCACGAGCGCCTTTGGTGACACGCAGACCACGAAGAGTTACCGCACGAGTGATTTCGCCTGAAAGCATAACTTTCGCGAATTCAATCTGGGTACCAACAACGTTAGCGGCTTTCAGCGTGTTCAGGTCGATTACGTCGCCTTCCACTAAAGCCAGTTCAGACAGACGAACTTCTGCCGTAATCATAGCTTTGCGAGAGGTGAAGCCGAATTTCGGCAAACGACGATATAAAGGCATCTGACCACCTTCAAAACCACGACGTACGCCACCACCAGAACGTGAGTTCTGACCTTTGTGACCACGACCAGCAGTTTTACCCAGGCCAGAACCGATACCACGACCTACACGCTTCGGCGCATGCTTGGCACCTTCAGCCGGAGACAGAGTATTTAAACGCATCTGTTACTCCTCAACTTTAACCATGTAGGAAACCAAGTTGACCATACCACGCACAGCAGGAGTATCCTCACGCTCTACAGTATGACCAATACGACGCAGACCTAAACCGATCAGAGTTGCCTTGTGTTTCGGCAAACGACCGATACTGCTTTTTGTTTGAGTTACTTTAATAGTCTTTGCCATGGTTATTTCCCTAGAATTTCTTCGACGGACTTACCACGCTTAGCAGCGACCATTTCTGGGGATTTCATATCTTCTAACGCTGCGATAGTTGCACGAACCACGTTAATCGGGTTAGTAGAACCATATGCTTTAGCTAAAACGTTATGAACCCCTGCAACTTCCAAGACGGCGCGCATTGCACCACCGGCGATGATACCGGTACCTTCAGAAGCTGGTTGCATGAATACACGGGAACCTGTATGAGCACCTTTAACAGGGTGCTGCAGAGTGCCGTTATCCAAAGCAACATTAATCATAGCGCGACGGGCTTTTTCCATCGCTTTTTGGATCGCTGCCGGAACTTCGCGTGCTTTGCCGTAGCCAAAACCAACGCGACCGTTACCATCACCAACTACTGTCAGTGCGGTAAAGCTGAAAATACGGCCACCTTTTACGGTTTTAGATACGCGGTTTACCGCGATCAGCTTTTCCTGCAGTTCGCCAGCTTGTTTTTCGATGTGAGACATCTTACACCTCTACCTTAGAACTGAAGGCCAGCTTCACGGGCAGCATCTGCCAGTGCCTGGACTCGACCATGATATTGGAAACCGGAACGGTCAAAGGATACTTTCGTGATCCCTTTTTCCAATGCGCGCTCTGCAACAGCTTTACCTACAGCTGCGGCGGCATCTTTGTTGCCGGCGTACTTCAATTGCTCATTGATAGCTTTTTCTACAGTAGAAGCTGCTACCAAAATTTCAGAACCGTTTGGTGCGATAACCTGCGCGTAAATATGGCGTGGGGTACGATGTACCACCAGGCGAGTCGCACCCAGTTCTTTGAGCTTGCGGCGTGCGCGGGTCGCACGACGGATACGAGCTGCTTTCTTATCCATAGTGTTACCTTACTTCTTCTTAGCCTCTTTGGTACGCACGACTTCGTCGGCGTAACGGACACCCTTGCCTTTATAAGGCTCAGGACGACGGTAGGCACGTAAATCTGCTGCAACCTGACCAATCACCTGCTTATCAGCGCCTTTCAGCACGATTTCAGTTTGGGTCGGACATTCAGCAGTAATGCCAGCCGGCAATTCATGGTCAACTGGATGAGAGAAGCCTAAAGCTAAATTCACCACGTTGCCTTTAACTGCGGCACGGTAACCTACACCTACCAATTGAAGCTTCTTAGTGAAGCCTTCGGTAACACCAACGACCATTGCATTAAGCAGTGCACGAGTGGTACCCGCTTGGGCCCAACCGTCTACAGCGCCTTCGCGTGGAGCGAAAGTCAATGTATTTTCTTCTTGCTTAACTTCAACAGCACTATGGACGGTACGAGTCAGCTCGCCGTTCTTACCCTTTATCGAAATAACCTGACCGTTGAGTTTTACCTCTACGCCGGCAGGAATGACGACGGGTGCTTTTGCAACACGAGACATTCTTTCCTCCCGAATTAAGCTACGTAGCAGATAATCTCGCCACCAAGACCAGCTTGGCGAGCTGCACGATCGGTCATAACACCTTTAGAGGTAGAAATAACAGCGATACCCAAACCGGCCATAACTTTTGGCAGCTCATCTTTTTTCTTATAGATGCGCAAACCTGGACGGCTGATACGTTGAATGCTTTCTACCACTGCCTTACCCTGGAAATACTTAAGTGCTAATTCCAGAACAGGCTTGGTGTCGCCTTCGATTTTAAAATCTTCAATAAAACCTTCTTCCTTCAGAACGTTGGCAATTGCCACTTTCAGCTTGGAGGAAGGCATGGTGACCGCGACTTTGTTTGCGGATTGACCGTTACGGATACGGGTCAGCATATCCGCGATCGGATCTTGCATGCTCATCTGTCTTTACTCCCGTGATTCAATTGGTGACAATTACCAGCTAGCCTTTTTAAGGCCCGGGATTTCACCGCGCATTGCGGTTTCACGGACTTTAATACGGCTCAACCCGAACTTCCGCAGGAAACCATGCGGACGACCAGTTTGGTTGCAGCGGTTACGCTGACGGGACGGGCTGGAATCACGCGGCAGAGACTGCAGCTTCAGAACAGCATTCCAACGATCTTCGTCGGATGAGTTCACACCAGAGATAATAGCTTTTAATTCCTCGCGTTGAGCGCGGTATTTGTTAGCTAGTTTCACGCGAACGACTTCGCGTGCTTTCATTGATTGCTTAGCCATCAGTAACCCTACCTTACTTGCGGAATGGGAATTTAAAAGCAGCCAACAATGCACGGCCTTCATCATCGGACTTCGCAGTAGTGGTAATGGTAATATCCAAACCACGTACACGATCGACTTTATCGTAGTCGATTTCCGGGAAGATGATCTGCTCGCGCACACCCATGCTGTAGTTACCACGGCCATCGAATGACTTAGCGGACAAGCCACGGAAGTCACGGATACGTGGAACAGCAATGGTAATCAGACGCTCAAAGAATTCCCACATGCGTTCGCCACGCAGGGTTACTTTACAGCCGATCGGATAGCCCTGACGGATTTTGAAGCCTGCAACAGATTTGCGTGCTTTGGTGATAAACGGCTTTTGGCCGGAGATTGCTGCCAAGTCAGCTGCTGCATTATCCAGCAGTTTCTTGTCAGCGATCGCTTCACCAACACCCATGTTCAGGGTGATCTTCTCGACCCGAGGGACTTGCATGACAGAGTTGTAGCCAAACTGAGACATCAGTTGTTTGACTACCTCGTCTTTGTAGTAATCATGCAGTTTCGCCATCGTATTACTCCAAATTACTTGATAGTTTCGCTATTAGATTTAAAGAAACGGACTTTTTTGCCGTCTTCGAATCTAAAGCCTACACGGTCAGCCTTACCAGTTGCCGCGTTGAACAGCGCAATGTTGGAAACTTGAATTGCAGCTTCTTTTTCAACAATGCCACCTGGTTGGTTCAGGGCCGGAACCGGCTTCTGATGTTTTTTAACCAGGTTGATACCTTCAACAATGACCTTACTAGCAGACAGGACATTCTTTACTTTACCGCGCTTACCTTTGTCTTTCCCGGTTAGCACGATAACTTCGTCATCACGACGGATTTTCGCTGCCATGGTTCGCTCCTTAGAGTACTTCTGGTGCCAGAGAGATAATTTTCATGAACTTCTCATTACGCAGTTCACGAGTTACCGGCCCAAAAATACGCGTGCCGATTGGCTGCTCGCTGTTATTATTTAAAATAACACAAGCGTTGCCATCGAAGCGAATGACAGAACCGTCCGGGCGACGTACACCCTTCTTGGTGCGCACCACTACCGCCTTCAGAACATCGCCTTTCTTCACCTTGCCACGAGGAATTGCTTCCTTGATGGTGATCTTGATGATGTCGCCGATGCCTGCGTAGCGACGGTGCGAGCCACCTAGAACCTTGATACACATTACGCGACGTGCACCGGAGTTGTCGGCCACGTTCAGCATAGTCTGTTCTTGGATCATGTTAGTGCTCCGCTAATGTCAACTACTACTTTAGGACCCAGAATAGGTCGTTTAAAAGCCCCATGAATGAGGGCGCGGCATTATAACACCGGTTCCAGATTATGGGTAGAAAAAATAAACGGCCCACTTTCTGAGCCGTCTATTATGTTCGAGTTGGCTACTCTATTACAGAATCGCTTTCTCTACAACGCGAACAAGTGTCCAAGACTTAGTCTTTGACAATGGACGGCATTCGCGGATTTCTACCACGTCACCGATTCCACATTCATTGTTCTCGTCATGTACATGCAATTTCGTCGTACGACGGATGAATTTCCCATAAATTGGGTGTTTCACCACACGTTCGATAGCAACAACCATGGATTTCTCCATTTTGTCACTAACTACGCGACCTTGCAGAGTACGGATTTGCTCAGTCATTACGCACCCGCCTTCTCAGTCAGTAAAGTCTTAACACGTGCGATATTACGACGCACTTGTTTCGACAGGTGAGTTTGTTGCAGCTGGCCACTAGCCGCCTGCATGCGCAAATTAAATTGCTCACGCAGCAGGTTGAGCAGCTCAGTGTTCAGCTCTTCAACGCTTTTTTCACGCAGCTCTTGTGCTTTCATTACATCACCGTCTTAGTTACAAAGGTGGTTCCTACAGGCAGTTTCGCTGCTGCGAGCTTAAATGCTTCGCGAGCAGTTTCTTCCGGTACACCAGCCATTTCAAATAAAACTTTTCCTGGCTGGATCAGGGCAACCCAATACTCTACGTTACCCTTACCTTTACCCATACGCACTTCGAGCGGCTTCTCAGTGATCGGTTTGTCCGGGAATACACGGATCCAGACCTTACCTTGACGCTTAATTGCACGTGTCATCGCACGACGGGCTGCTTCGATTTGACGAGCCGTCAGGCGGCAACGGCCACAAGCTTTCAGGCCGAACTCACCGAAGCTAACATCCGTACCTTGCGCAAGGCCACGGTTACGGCCTTTGTGCATCTTACGGAATTTTGTACGCTTTGGTTGTAACATCAGCGATTCTCCTTACTTGCGGCCTTTACGCTGCTGCTTTTTAGGTTGAGC
It encodes the following:
- the mscL gene encoding large-conductance mechanosensitive channel protein MscL, whose product is MSFMKEFREFAMRGNVVDLAVGVIIGAAFGRIVSSLVADIIMPPLGLLLGGVDFKQFHFVLRAAEGTIPAVVMNYGSFIQSVFDFVIVALAIFSAVKLMNKLRREKAEEPAAPPAPTTEEKLLAEIRDLLKAQQPK
- the secY gene encoding preprotein translocase subunit SecY — encoded protein: MAKQPGLDFQSAKGGLGELKRRLLFVIGALIVFRIGSFIPIPGIDATVLAKLLEQQRGTIIEMFNMFSGGALSRASIFALGIMPYISASIIIQLLTVVHPALAEIKKEGEAGRRKISQYTRYGTLVLAIFQSIGIATGLPNMPGMQGLVINPGFAFYFTAVVSLVTGTMFLMWLGEQITERGIGNGISIIIFAGIVAGLPPAIAHTIEQARQGDLHFLLLLLVAVLVFAVTFFVVFIERGQRRIVVNYAKRQQGRRVYAAQSTHLPLKVNMAGVIPAIFASSIILFPATIASWFGGGTGWNWLTTISMYLQPGQPLYVLLYASAIIFFCFFYTALVFNPRETADNLKKSGAFVPGIRPGEQTAKYIDKVMTRLTLIGAMYITFICLIPEFMRDAMKVPFYFGGTSLLIVVVVIMDFMAQVQTLMMSSQYESALKKANLKGYNR
- the rplO gene encoding 50S ribosomal protein L15 is translated as MRLNTLSPAEGAKHAPKRVGRGIGSGLGKTAGRGHKGQNSRSGGGVRRGFEGGQMPLYRRLPKFGFTSRKAMITAEVRLSELALVEGDVIDLNTLKAANVVGTQIEFAKVMLSGEITRAVTLRGLRVTKGARAAIEAAGGKIEE
- the rpsD gene encoding 30S ribosomal protein S4 — translated: MARYLGPKLKLSRREGTDLFLKSGVRAIDTKCKIEQPPGQHGARKPRLSDYGVQLREKQKVRRIYGVLERQFRNYYKEAARLKGNTGANLLQLLEGRLDNVVYRMGFGATRAESRQLVSHKAIMVNGRVVNIASYQVSPNDVVSIREKAKKQSRVKAALELAEQREKPTWLEVDAVKMEGVFKRIPERTDLSADINEHLIVELYSK
- a CDS encoding DNA-directed RNA polymerase subunit alpha, which translates into the protein MQGSVTEFLKPRLVDIEQVSSTHAKVTLEPLERGFGHTLGNALRRILLSSMPGCAVTEVEIDGVLHEYSTKEGVQEDILEILLNLKGLAVRVQGKDEVILTLNKSGIGPVTAADITHDGDVEIVKPQHVICHLTDENASISMRIKVQRGRGYVPASARIHSEEDERPIGRLLVDACYSPVERIAYNVEAARVEQRTDLDKLVIEMETNGTIDPEEAIRRAATILAEQLEAFVDLRDVRQPEVKEEKPEFVPILLRPVDDLELTVRSANCLKAEAIHYIGDLVQRTEVELLKTPNLGKKSLTEIKDVLASRGLSLGMRLENWPPASIADNE
- the rpsK gene encoding 30S ribosomal protein S11; this translates as MAKAPIRARKRVRKTVSDGVAHIHASFNNTIVTITDRQGNALGWATAGGSGFRGSRKSTPFAAQVAAERCADAVKEYGIKNLEVMVKGPGPGRESTIRALNAAGFRITNITDVTPIPHNGCRPPKKRRV
- a CDS encoding alternative ribosome-rescue factor A: MTTYRHTKGKIKDNALEALLHDPLFRQRIEKSAKGKGSYQRKEKHAKGGNWEASGKQSIDLLPLAFLI
- the rpsE gene encoding 30S ribosomal protein S5, coding for MSHIEKQAGELQEKLIAVNRVSKTVKGGRIFSFTALTVVGDGNGRVGFGYGKAREVPAAIQKAMEKARRAMINVALDNGTLQHPVKGAHTGSRVFMQPASEGTGIIAGGAMRAVLEVAGVHNVLAKAYGSTNPINVVRATIAALEDMKSPEMVAAKRGKSVEEILGK
- the rplR gene encoding 50S ribosomal protein L18; the protein is MDKKAARIRRATRARRKLKELGATRLVVHRTPRHIYAQVIAPNGSEILVAASTVEKAINEQLKYAGNKDAAAAVGKAVAERALEKGITKVSFDRSGFQYHGRVQALADAAREAGLQF
- the rpmD gene encoding 50S ribosomal protein L30, which codes for MAKTIKVTQTKSSIGRLPKHKATLIGLGLRRIGHTVEREDTPAVRGMVNLVSYMVKVEE
- the rpmJ gene encoding 50S ribosomal protein L36, with protein sequence MKVRASVKKLCRNCKIVKRNGVVRVICSAEPKHKQRQG
- the rpsH gene encoding 30S ribosomal protein S8 produces the protein MSMQDPIADMLTRIRNGQSANKVAVTMPSSKLKVAIANVLKEEGFIEDFKIEGDTKPVLELALKYFQGKAVVESIQRISRPGLRIYKKKDELPKVMAGLGIAVISTSKGVMTDRAARQAGLGGEIICYVA
- the rplE gene encoding 50S ribosomal protein L5 → MAKLHDYYKDEVVKQLMSQFGYNSVMQVPRVEKITLNMGVGEAIADKKLLDNAAADLAAISGQKPFITKARKSVAGFKIRQGYPIGCKVTLRGERMWEFFERLITIAVPRIRDFRGLSAKSFDGRGNYSMGVREQIIFPEIDYDKVDRVRGLDITITTTAKSDDEGRALLAAFKFPFRK
- the rpsM gene encoding 30S ribosomal protein S13 produces the protein MARIAGINIPDQKHTVIALTAIFGIGKTRSQAICVAAGIAENVKISELSEEQIEKLRDEVAKYVVEGDLRREVTLSIKRLMDLGTYRGLRHRRGLPVRGQRTKTNARTRKGPRKPIKK
- the rplF gene encoding 50S ribosomal protein L6, whose protein sequence is MSRVAKAPVVIPAGVEVKLNGQVISIKGKNGELTRTVHSAVEVKQEENTLTFAPREGAVDGWAQAGTTRALLNAMVVGVTEGFTKKLQLVGVGYRAAVKGNVVNLALGFSHPVDHELPAGITAECPTQTEIVLKGADKQVIGQVAADLRAYRRPEPYKGKGVRYADEVVRTKEAKKK
- the zntR gene encoding Zn(2+)-responsive transcriptional regulator encodes the protein MLKIGQLAKLADVTPDTIRYYEKQGMMEHGERTEGGYRLYTEQDLQRLRFIRYAKQLGFTLETIAELLSIRVDPEHHTCQESKAIVDSRLHDVESKITELKKMRESLKRLSNACCGSTHATTYCSILEALEQGATEELARD
- the rpsN gene encoding 30S ribosomal protein S14 yields the protein MAKQSMKAREVVRVKLANKYRAQREELKAIISGVNSSDEDRWNAVLKLQSLPRDSSPSRQRNRCNQTGRPHGFLRKFGLSRIKVRETAMRGEIPGLKKASW
- the rplQ gene encoding 50S ribosomal protein L17 codes for the protein MRHRKSGRQLNRNSSHRQAMFRNMAGSLVRHEIIKTTLPKAKELRRVVEPLITLAKTDSVANRRLAFARTRDNEIVAKLFNELGPRFASRAGGYTRILKCGFRAGDNAPMAYIELVDRAASQAEVVAAE